The following is a genomic window from Candidatus Margulisiibacteriota bacterium.
ATGCCAGTAAACAACTTGATATTTGCTGTATATTTGCCAGCTGTTTTAATATGTGTATTAATTGCTATCTTTTTTTTAGGAATATCTAATCCTGTTACTTCTTTAATTTTTTCTGCCACATTTTGGTTTGTAATCGAACCATAAATATGTCCCGTTAAGGCTGCTTTAGCAATAAAATTAAGTTCTACTCCCTTGAGTTTATCGGCTTGTGTTTGATGTTCTAGTTTTTCTTTAGCAATTTTTTTAGCTTGTTGACCAATTTCGTTTTCAAGTTTAGCTTTATTGCCTGCATTATAAATTACTGCTTTGTTTCCAGGTATCAAAAAATTAACACCATAACCTTTTTTTACGTTAACAACACTACCTTTATCCCCTAATCTCACATCATCTTCTGTTAATATTATCCTCATTCATCTTCTCCTTATTCTATTACATGAGGCAATAAACTTGCTTCTCTTGCTTTCTTAATAGCTGCAGCAACAGCTCTCTGATGCTTAGGACAAAGGCCTGTAAGCCTACGAGAAGCTATCTTTCCTCTGTCGGTTATATTCTTTCTTAAAGTATTAATGTCTTTATAATCAACTTCTTCAATACGCGCTACGCAGACAGAACACTTCTTTTTTCTTACTCTTTTAAACGCTGAAACCTTTTCTGCTACTCTTTTTGCCATTTTCTATAATTCCTCCTCTACAACTTTACCTAAAAAGGTATATCCTCATCGCTACTAGTTTTTACTGTCTCATCATCATTTTGGCTATCTTTTTTATTTAAAACTTCTACTCGATCAGCCATTACTTCAGCAAACACTCTATCCTTGCCATCTTTTTCATATTCACTTAATTGCAAAGAACCTTCTATTGCAACAGATCTTCCCTTAGCTAAATATTCTCCACAAAACTCAGCTAACTTCCTCCATGTAGAAATTCTTAAAAAATCTACCTGTTTGTTATCCCCATACCCACGATTCACTGCAACAGTAAATCTAGTAACAGGAATACCTGAGGTTGTGTATCTCATTTCTGGATCTCTAGTTAAATTGCCAATTAAAAAAACTTTATTATACATAACCTCTCCCAGCGTAAGCCTTAAATATTCTTTTACCAGCTATTTTACCGCTACCCTCTCATTTCGACAGGCTCAATGCATCGCCTAAAAGAGAGGATTTGTCTACCAAATTTAAATACCGATATACCTTTAAAAAGGAATATCGTCTTCGGTGACTTCTTGGTCTTTCCCACTAACAACACTTACTTTTTCACCATCAAAACTTTTTAAAAAAGAAGCAACCACCTCAGTTACCCAGGTTGTATTCTTATCAGAATCCTCAAAACTTCTTTGCTGAATCCTTCCTTCTACAAGT
Proteins encoded in this region:
- the rplI gene encoding 50S ribosomal protein L9 — its product is MRIILTEDDVRLGDKGSVVNVKKGYGVNFLIPGNKAVIYNAGNKAKLENEIGQQAKKIAKEKLEHQTQADKLKGVELNFIAKAALTGHIYGSITNQNVAEKIKEVTGLDIPKKKIAINTHIKTAGKYTANIKLFTGINATVSLVVTIEEETTLKK
- the ssb gene encoding single-stranded DNA-binding protein codes for the protein MYNKVFLIGNLTRDPEMRYTTSGIPVTRFTVAVNRGYGDNKQVDFLRISTWRKLAEFCGEYLAKGRSVAIEGSLQLSEYEKDGKDRVFAEVMADRVEVLNKKDSQNDDETVKTSSDEDIPF
- the rpsR gene encoding 30S ribosomal protein S18 — encoded protein: MAKRVAEKVSAFKRVRKKKCSVCVARIEEVDYKDINTLRKNITDRGKIASRRLTGLCPKHQRAVAAAIKKAREASLLPHVIE